From Methylobacterium radiodurans, a single genomic window includes:
- a CDS encoding type II toxin-antitoxin system RatA family toxin gives MPSFRVTRAVRHTPQQMYDLVADVEQYPDFLPLCESLRVLRRVPGSGEGQEVLVAEMGVGYKAIRERFTTRVSLDRPALRIVAEYIDGPFRHLENRWSFRENATGGCDVDFFITYEFKSRTLGLLMGTMFDRAFRKFTDAFEGRADRIYGAAA, from the coding sequence ATGCCCTCCTTCCGGGTCACCCGCGCGGTCCGCCACACGCCGCAGCAGATGTACGACCTCGTGGCCGACGTGGAGCAGTATCCGGACTTCCTGCCGCTCTGCGAGTCGCTGCGGGTGCTGCGCCGCGTACCCGGCAGCGGGGAGGGCCAGGAGGTTCTGGTCGCCGAGATGGGGGTCGGCTACAAGGCGATCCGCGAGCGCTTCACCACGCGGGTGAGCCTCGATCGGCCGGCGCTCAGGATCGTGGCCGAGTATATCGACGGCCCGTTCCGGCATCTCGAGAACCGCTGGAGCTTCCGCGAGAACGCGACGGGCGGCTGCGACGTCGATTTCTTCATCACCTACGAGTTCAAGAGCCGGACGCTCGGCCTGCTCATGGGCACGATGTTCGACCGGGCCTTCCGCAAGTTCACCGACGCGTTCGAGGGCCGGGCCGACCGGATCTACGGCGCGGCGGCCTGA
- a CDS encoding FAD-dependent oxidoreductase, with the protein MDSRASVCIVGGGPAGMMAGLLLARAGLTVTVLEKHADFLRDFRGDTIHPSTLDLMDELGLGDAFRALPHRRVEMLAGVLGGRAYRIADFRRLPARNRFIALMPQWDFLDFLARAGRREPGFRLLMRTEATALVSADERVGGVRARGPEGEGMIAADLVLCADGRHSAMRAAAGLHPTVFGAPMDVLWFRLPRRPDEDEATAGHFGRGRIMVTLDRGTHWQCAYVVPKGGDAEIRERGLPALRRAIGALVPFLADRTAEIASWDDVKVLTVALDRLERWHRPGLLCIGDAAHAMSPLGGVGINLAIQDAVAAANLLAGPLRADTLTEFDLARVQARRMRPVRLTQGLQRLVQDRVIARVLGAAVTAPGPLRPPLALRLLDALPVLQRLPARVIGLGFRPEHVAEWARPQAAAP; encoded by the coding sequence ATGGACTCACGCGCCTCCGTCTGCATCGTCGGCGGCGGCCCGGCCGGGATGATGGCCGGGCTGCTCCTGGCCCGCGCCGGCCTCACCGTCACGGTGCTGGAGAAGCACGCCGACTTCCTCCGGGATTTTCGCGGGGACACGATCCACCCCTCGACCCTCGACCTGATGGACGAGCTCGGCCTCGGCGACGCCTTCCGTGCCCTGCCCCACCGCCGGGTCGAGATGCTCGCGGGCGTGCTCGGCGGGCGCGCCTACCGCATCGCCGACTTCCGGCGCCTGCCCGCGCGCAACCGCTTCATCGCGCTGATGCCGCAGTGGGATTTCCTCGATTTCCTGGCCCGGGCCGGCCGGCGCGAGCCGGGCTTTCGCCTGCTGATGCGGACCGAGGCGACCGCGCTCGTCAGCGCGGACGAGCGCGTCGGTGGCGTGCGCGCCCGCGGGCCGGAGGGCGAGGGGATGATCGCGGCCGATCTCGTCCTCTGCGCGGACGGGCGGCACTCGGCCATGCGGGCGGCGGCGGGCCTGCACCCCACCGTCTTCGGCGCACCGATGGACGTGCTCTGGTTCCGCCTCCCGCGCCGGCCCGACGAGGACGAGGCGACGGCGGGCCATTTCGGGCGCGGGCGCATCATGGTCACCCTCGACCGCGGCACGCACTGGCAATGCGCCTACGTGGTGCCGAAGGGCGGGGATGCCGAGATCCGGGAGCGCGGCCTGCCGGCCCTGCGGCGCGCGATCGGTGCGCTCGTGCCGTTCCTCGCCGACCGGACCGCCGAGATCGCCTCCTGGGACGACGTGAAGGTGCTCACCGTCGCGCTGGACCGGTTGGAGCGCTGGCACCGGCCGGGCCTGCTCTGCATCGGGGATGCCGCCCACGCCATGTCGCCGCTCGGGGGCGTGGGCATCAACCTCGCGATCCAGGACGCCGTCGCGGCGGCCAACCTCCTGGCGGGGCCGCTGCGCGCGGATACGCTGACCGAGTTCGACCTCGCCCGAGTGCAGGCGCGCCGGATGCGCCCGGTGCGGCTGACGCAGGGTTTGCAGCGCCTCGTCCAGGACCGGGTGATCGCCCGCGTGCTCGGTGCGGCGGTGACGGCGCCAGGGCCGCTGCGGCCCCCCCTCGCCCTGCGGCTCCTCGACGCCCTGCCGGTCCTCCAGCGGCTGCCCGCCCGAGTCATCGGGCTGGGCTTCCGGCCGGAGCACGTCGCCGAGTGGGCGCGCCCTCAGGCCGCCGCGCCGTAG
- a CDS encoding cysteine hydrolase family protein, with product MSDLATLRRLSGLSPEPASLKGSALLLIDLQETYRAGVMRLEGVEPAIREAAELLRRAREAGIPVFHIRHDAGPGSPYDVRAAIGQISPEVAPQGDEAVITKGYPSAFVGTDLQARLEATGVKDVVLAGFMTHMCVNSTARGAFNLGFRPTVAASATATRDLPAPDGGVVPAAQLQAASLAALGDLFAVVARGQADIPD from the coding sequence ATGTCGGATCTCGCAACCCTGCGCCGCCTCTCGGGCCTCAGCCCGGAGCCCGCATCCCTGAAAGGCTCGGCGCTCCTGCTGATCGACCTGCAGGAAACCTACCGCGCGGGCGTGATGCGGCTGGAGGGCGTCGAGCCGGCCATCCGGGAGGCCGCGGAACTGCTGCGGCGGGCGCGCGAGGCCGGCATCCCGGTCTTCCACATCCGCCACGATGCCGGGCCGGGCTCCCCCTACGACGTGCGCGCGGCGATCGGCCAGATCAGCCCGGAGGTGGCGCCGCAGGGCGACGAGGCGGTGATCACCAAGGGCTATCCGAGCGCCTTCGTCGGGACCGACCTCCAGGCGCGGCTGGAGGCGACGGGGGTGAAGGACGTCGTGCTGGCGGGGTTCATGACGCATATGTGCGTGAACTCGACCGCGCGCGGCGCCTTCAACCTCGGATTCCGCCCCACCGTGGCGGCGAGCGCCACCGCGACCCGCGACCTGCCGGCTCCCGACGGCGGCGTGGTGCCGGCGGCCCAGCTCCAGGCCGCGAGCCTCGCGGCCCTCGGCGACCTGTTCGCCGTGGTGGCGCGCGGGCAGGCCGACATCCCGGATTGA
- a CDS encoding CinA family protein → MIADAALLARAEALVAAYTRAGLRIATAESCTGGLVAGLLTAVPGSSAVVERGFVTYSNEAKTEAIGVPAALVAAHGAVSEPVARAMAEGALAASRADIAVAITGIAGPGGGSAGKPVGLVHFGLAATGYPVLHRERRYGDPGRAEIRRLAVEEALDLLELVLRSAGTS, encoded by the coding sequence GTGATCGCCGACGCCGCCCTCCTGGCCCGGGCCGAGGCCCTGGTCGCGGCCTACACGCGGGCAGGCTTGCGCATTGCCACGGCGGAATCCTGCACGGGCGGCCTGGTCGCGGGGCTGTTGACCGCCGTTCCCGGCTCGTCGGCGGTGGTCGAGCGCGGCTTCGTCACCTACTCGAACGAGGCGAAGACCGAGGCGATCGGCGTGCCGGCCGCCCTCGTCGCGGCCCACGGCGCGGTGAGCGAGCCGGTCGCCCGCGCCATGGCGGAGGGTGCGCTCGCCGCCTCGCGCGCCGACATCGCCGTGGCGATCACCGGTATCGCAGGCCCTGGCGGCGGCAGCGCGGGCAAGCCCGTGGGCCTCGTGCATTTCGGCCTCGCCGCGACGGGATACCCGGTCCTCCATCGGGAGCGTCGCTACGGCGACCCGGGCCGGGCCGAGATCCGCCGGCTCGCCGTAGAAGAGGCGCTCGATCTGCTTGAACTCGTCTTGCGCAGCGCAGGCACGTCGTAG